Within Aspergillus oryzae RIB40 DNA, chromosome 2, the genomic segment GCCCTCTGCAACACCCTAAAGATGGAGGAGCCGACGTGGTGATTATTGATGACCCGCAGATGCCCGCATTGATTCCCATTGCGAAGCAAATTGCCCCGGACCGACCGGTGATCTTTCGTAGTCACATCCAACTCCGCAGTGACTTGATTGACAAACCGGGGACTCCCCAGGCAGAAGCATGGGGGCGGCTCTGGGAAACCATCAAACTGGCAGATATCTACATTAGCCACCCAGTGAAGTCTTTTGTTCCTAAGACCGTACCCCGAGAGAAGGTGGGATACATGCCTGCGTCGACGGACTGGTAAGGCAGCACCGGCCTAGTGCCACTGGAAGGTGTGACTGACAAGCCATTTTAGGTTGGATGGTCTGAACAAAAACATGCGAGAATGGGACATTGCCTATTATGGCCGGGTTTTCAATTCATTCTGCAGAAACTCGGGCATGCCCACCATCGACTACCCTGAAGGTGCGTATTGTCACCCACGCAGCGCAGTTACATTAGGGACTTCGAGACTGACATGGAGCGATATGAAAATAGATGAATATATCGCTCAAATTGCACGCTTTGATCCGTCGAAGGGCATCCCAGAGGTTGTGGAATCCTACGTCAAATTCCATCGGCGGTTCACAGCTGCGTTTCCCGACAGACGGGCTCCCAAGCTGTTGATCTGTGGCCATGGCTCTGTTGATGACCCAGACGGCACGGTGATTTATGACGCCGTTGTCACGCATATCGAGGAGAACCTCCCGGATCTCGCAGAGCAGATTTGCGTTGTGCGACTGGGTCCTTCAGATCAGCTGCTGAATGCCCTTCTCTCAAAGGCTAAGGTGGCTCTACAATTGTCCACACAGGAAGGATTCGAAGTTAAAGTGTCGGAAGCCATTCACAAAGGAACACCAGTCATCGCAACCAGGGCTGGTGGCATCCCTCTTCAAGTGGCGGACAAGCAGAACGGCTTCCTCGTGGAGGTAGGGGATACCGACGCAGTGGCCCAGCATTTGTTGGACCTCTGTACGGACGATGAGCTGTATGAGCGCATGCACAAGTTTGCGCTCAACAATGTGTGCGACGAAGTGAGCACCGTCGGCAATGCACTGAACTGGCTCTACCTAGCTTCGAAGCTGTCCAAGTccgaagatatcaagccgAACGAGCGATGGATTAACGACATGGCTCGCGCCGGGGCGGGCCAGGAGTACACCAGCGATGAAAGCAGATTGGTGCGGGAGCTTTGCCCCCAGAATGGCGTGAACGGACACCAAAACTAGACCGATATGTTCTGGTTTAGAAGAATAGTAGATATTAATGACTGAACGAATCTCCACTCGTAGACGTCAGGTAGTTAGAAGTcattctttcatctttggaTGTATGGAATCTCAAGAAGTAAACAAGACGCGTTTAAACAATATAAGAAATCTATACAGAAGCACTCTAAACAACGGGGGGGTATAGGAATAACaccaaaaaaacaaaagaacgTAACAATCATCACACATCATCCCAAGCCATCTCTACCTCCCAACCAACCGATACCTCTCCCGCGCCATGCCCCCCTCGGCCCCCTCAACCCCATACCCCTCACCAACCTCGCCGACGATCCTCGCCGGCgcaccaccaacaacacacCAACTCGGCACCACCATGCCCGGCGCAACAACCGCCCCATCAAGTACATACGCGAAATCCTTCAAGATAGCCATACTCCCAATCACCGCATCCCTCCCAATATGCACATGGTTCCCCACACTAGCCGCCTCAACGACCGCCCTCTCCCCCACAAAGACATGATCCCCAATCTTCAGCGGATAAAACGAATGCACGCCGCGATGTAACCTCGACGGGGGCCTCAACACAGCCTGCTTCGAGATATAACTATAGCGCCCGATCGTAATCGCAACAGATGGCGTCGACGTCGCCGGCTGTTGTCCCCCCTGGTCGCCGCTCGCACCGGAACTAGTGGAAGTACGGTACAGGTCACCCCGGATAACAGCCTCGCCCTGAATGACCGTTTTACCACCAAGAATAATATGCTGTGTCCCGTGAATCTGGGACCGGCGGGAGATTTTGTTCCCTGTATCCTATATTCGTGACCCGGGAGTTAGTGGGTGCAGTGGATTGTGGGGATTGGAATTGCGGAGACGCACTGTCTCAATGTATTCGCCCTTGGCAACTTTGGGGGGCATTTTGAGTTAGCTGTTCGGTTATTTGCTTTGAATTGACTGGTCCTCAATGGTGGATGtttgttgatgctttctGAGCCGATTGTGTTAATACGAAAGGTTGATTATTGGGCGGTGAATAGCTCCGGAACAATTTCCGCGATGGAGCTTAGGCGGTGGGTTCACTTTTTGTTTATTGTCTCCGCATTGGGGCTAAGACTATTTGGGAAGGCGGTCCCTCTTGCCTAATTCGCGCTAGCTTCAGGGACCTTTaggttgttggtgggataCTTAGATAGGGGGTTATCTGGGTGTGGTCTATAGATACCCCTTATATCTGGGCCAAATGAACTTGTCCATGGTTGAATATCCTTTCGAATATTAGCAAGCTGTATAGTATTCTTACAATTAGACCTAATACAGAGAGATGTGATATTGACATGCCGAACCTACCAAACGATCACCATTTTCCGATCCAGTTGAGGAAAATGGTTCAATATTCTGCGCCTCAACCCTGAGGCTATCCTTCTGATTGACTGATTCCCCACTACTCTTGGCGGCGACCACCCCTGCAGCTGGACCTATCACCCTATTGTAAGGTTACAATTATCAACCCATGAAAATCCGACTTACTCCGGAATACAGTTCGTAGTTCCACCTCCTAAGGACTCATAGATATCCTAATACATATTAAATGACTCCGTCCAAAACACGGAGTACAAGACAATGGATAGCACCGGGAAAGAAATCCGAGCGACTATCTAACTATAAAACAATAGTATCCGACTAGCTTCATTTTTGAATTGATGTTTGCTCCTTGGAACCACAACCATTCTCTTTGCTCATTAAGTAAAAGCAATAGTACCGTCAAAATCAGGCACAGGGGAACAAGCCAGAATCtaagggaaaaaagaaaagaaaagaaaagaaaaatagataAGACCTGTCATATTTAGACGTCCAACTACGCAGCTGGTCATGTTTCGATTCTGATACCCTAATGTCCGGTGGGGATGGAAGCTGGCGCTAAGTATGCAGTCTATATTAAGCTGACTTCCTTGAGTGGCATGATACTTTGATCGGGATCCTGGACCTTGATGCAGTATGGTATGCCACCTGTCATGGGCAGAAGGTGTCAAGTCTACCTGTCAAATGGTGAGGTCGTTCAATCTCAGGACTCGATGTGGGGTGCTCATTTTTGTGAAGGGGAGTTGTTTATGGTTGTGACGTGCATGGGTTGAAGGAGGGCTGTCGGTGAGATGTTCCTCGTTTAGGGTTGAGTCGGGCTTGGGAATTGAGCTCGTACCTGCGAAGGACTGTTTAACTTGAAACATATCAGGTTTGTGTGGGGAAGACGGTTTGTCATGTATCCCTACTATATCAGCAGGAGTCTGCAGTGGCATGAACTGTGTCCTGCAGCAGTGTTATGCCGGGCTTGGATTTTCGAAAAGGGAGATGTGCAAATGGACGGCCGGACAACAGCGATCAGGTACAGGACTACAGACAAGGTATAGAGGCTAAGAGACCCCGACGCCTCCAAGGATGTACAGAGAACATGTTCAATAACATCAGAACCAGCATGGTAATCAATTTTGCATGGCAAACACAAGGAGCTAACACTGTTGCTACATTTGTAGTATTTAATTATAGGGTCAAGATCAACCAAGCATAACAGCATACAAGTTCGATCAGAACTAGGATATCTCGCAAACCATTTTCGAATACAATATAACACGTTATTCA encodes:
- the ccg9 gene encoding putative trehalose synthase (Ccg-9) (glycosyltransferase); amino-acid sequence: MADDSNAILRRRSSLRQQRRLSLQYENNSWAAPPSGTIYAGLSTLREDDTLTIAIAIRDTTYLLDFIQESLTLKDDQSLCSVLEKFVIDQLQEWSDAHMEKFIGLAMPERIAKQYPSLCSRLWAELDIIPLVLPEGSRREGDDKFTFGIPDSTTWKIRVLSSLFGPENIPLLQVGFLGIVEVDTAFHVRLTNLEDFQKTVYPKTWKAVQHYATDLKERKTKIAFFSATPQGGGVALMRHSLVRFSYSLGTDITWYVPKPRPGVFRVTKNNHNILQGVASPEERLSEEDWAQVTEWVNENAKRYWLIPGGPLQHPKDGGADVVIIDDPQMPALIPIAKQIAPDRPVIFRSHIQLRSDLIDKPGTPQAEAWGRLWETIKLADIYISHPVKSFVPKTVPREKVGYMPASTDWLDGLNKNMREWDIAYYGRVFNSFCRNSGMPTIDYPEDEYIAQIARFDPSKGIPEVVESYVKFHRRFTAAFPDRRAPKLLICGHGSVDDPDGTVIYDAVVTHIEENLPDLAEQICVVRLGPSDQLLNALLSKAKVALQLSTQEGFEVKVSEAIHKGTPVIATRAGGIPLQVADKQNGFLVEVGDTDAVAQHLLDLCTDDELYERMHKFALNNVCDEVSTVGNALNWLYLASKLSKSEDIKPNERWINDMARAGAGQEYTSDESRLVRELCPQNGVNGHQN
- a CDS encoding uncharacterized protein (predicted protein), with product MPPKVAKGEYIETGEAVIRGDLYRTSTSSGASGDQGGQQPATSTPSVAITIGRYSYISKQAVLRPPSRLHRGVHSFYPLKIGDHVFVGERAVVEAASVGNHVHIGRDAVIGSMAILKDFAYVLDGAVVAPGMVVPSWCVVGGAPARIVGEVGEGYGVEGAEGGMARERYRLVGR